One Fimbriimonadaceae bacterium DNA window includes the following coding sequences:
- a CDS encoding prepilin-type N-terminal cleavage/methylation domain-containing protein has product MTSRRGFTLVEVMITTALVAVVVGVLASLYFTTFNRMTRGVAEVSAILQAQMLLDRMEVHLAQACDAQLVTFGGVTALKITMPSTGKDKDGDGVLDSCTPTGVSTRGIAKFNRGKRVWYYMSNATGNFGTPGNLIYQAARNDDANPTGADVVTAFSNSGGQYRYPLLDSIGFSLDSPVESVTVTVRTSRLYRNESAAGAAAAENRDNYVVTLSRKVCWRNWWK; this is encoded by the coding sequence ATGACGAGTAGACGTGGATTCACCCTGGTCGAGGTGATGATCACCACCGCTTTGGTCGCGGTGGTGGTCGGCGTCCTCGCCTCGCTCTATTTCACGACGTTCAACCGCATGACCCGGGGCGTCGCGGAGGTCTCGGCGATTCTGCAAGCCCAGATGTTGCTCGATAGGATGGAGGTCCATCTTGCCCAAGCGTGCGACGCCCAACTGGTCACTTTCGGGGGCGTGACGGCGCTGAAGATCACGATGCCATCGACCGGCAAGGATAAGGACGGCGACGGGGTTCTCGATTCCTGCACGCCGACCGGCGTCAGCACTCGAGGCATCGCGAAGTTCAACCGCGGTAAACGGGTCTGGTACTACATGTCGAACGCAACAGGCAACTTCGGGACGCCCGGAAACCTCATCTACCAGGCCGCGCGAAACGACGATGCCAACCCGACGGGTGCCGATGTCGTCACGGCTTTCAGCAACTCCGGCGGGCAGTATCGATACCCGCTCCTGGATTCGATCGGATTCAGTCTGGACAGCCCCGTCGAGTCGGTCACGGTGACCGTGCGAACGTCGAGGCTTTACCGCAACGAGAGTGCCGCGGGCGCGGCGGCGGCGGAGAACAGGGACAACTACGTCGTGACGTTGAGCCGCAAGGTCTGTTGGAGGAACTGGTGGAAGTGA
- the xseA gene encoding exodeoxyribonuclease VII large subunit: MWIRLCDDGDLAITFQYDEGLVALVRTLPEKRWLKNDRCWIVPREHAAVVVERLQPMGFVVEPSVMELAADPLAAGPPAQTPDLTVAELNERAADAIDRAFTGSVWVVGELYDVSRARRIDASGTLRFSLVQRDSKGKEIARVRAVLFGETRKRLERNLQRAGSPFELQDETAVRLRVRPSLYAAGGSFQIVVDELDVEYTLGDVARRREEVLRRLVGEGLHKRNPALAIPPAPLRVALITRAESDAFHDVRQTLTDSGLAFVLTVADVRVQGRDAEPTILRALRRFEARAREFDVLLICRGGGSRVDLSAFDSEAIARSVAALSIPVVVGVGHEQDRSVLDACARSVRTPVAAAELLVEEVLRFERGLGAAMGAVSEQAGTMVRAHAEDLARIRRELAPMALRAASEAERTLQSHARVASQAALGTTHRARAAQAATGHALETATRHAVAREQTRVQTRIEQLRGTSREHVAAPRRHLATARADLLRGGAAVLAIASAGHESAARQIELAHPKRVLEMGYAILRKPSGSVIRSSRAVRAGDAVVAQLADGTLSLEAKHPGPPQQELALDPAGDNGDEENV, encoded by the coding sequence ATGTGGATCCGGCTTTGCGACGACGGCGACCTGGCGATCACGTTCCAGTACGACGAGGGACTGGTCGCGCTGGTGAGGACGCTCCCCGAGAAACGGTGGTTGAAGAACGACCGGTGCTGGATCGTACCGCGGGAGCACGCCGCCGTGGTGGTGGAGCGGCTCCAGCCGATGGGGTTCGTGGTCGAGCCCTCGGTGATGGAGCTGGCCGCCGACCCCTTGGCCGCTGGGCCGCCCGCGCAGACGCCGGACCTGACGGTCGCGGAGCTGAACGAGAGAGCCGCCGATGCGATCGACCGTGCGTTCACCGGTTCGGTTTGGGTCGTGGGAGAGCTGTACGACGTATCGCGCGCCCGGCGCATCGACGCGAGCGGCACCCTGCGGTTCTCGCTCGTCCAGCGCGATTCCAAGGGCAAGGAGATCGCCCGGGTGCGCGCCGTGCTGTTTGGCGAAACCCGCAAGCGGCTCGAACGCAACCTGCAGCGCGCTGGCAGCCCGTTCGAACTGCAGGACGAAACCGCCGTGCGGCTTCGGGTGCGGCCTTCGCTCTACGCGGCGGGCGGCTCCTTTCAGATCGTCGTCGACGAACTCGACGTGGAGTACACGTTGGGAGACGTCGCGCGGCGCCGGGAAGAGGTGTTGCGGCGGCTGGTCGGTGAGGGGCTCCACAAACGCAACCCCGCCCTTGCGATTCCGCCCGCTCCCCTGCGCGTGGCGCTGATCACCCGGGCGGAATCGGACGCGTTCCACGACGTGCGCCAGACGCTCACGGACTCGGGGCTTGCGTTTGTGCTGACCGTTGCCGACGTGCGGGTGCAGGGTCGCGACGCCGAGCCAACGATCCTGCGTGCCCTACGCCGGTTCGAAGCTCGGGCGAGGGAGTTCGACGTGCTGCTCATCTGCCGAGGTGGCGGCTCTCGCGTCGACCTATCCGCCTTTGACAGCGAGGCGATCGCCCGCTCGGTCGCGGCGCTCTCGATCCCGGTGGTGGTGGGGGTGGGACACGAGCAGGACCGCTCGGTGCTGGATGCGTGCGCGCGTTCGGTGCGCACCCCCGTCGCCGCCGCGGAACTCCTGGTCGAGGAGGTCCTTCGTTTTGAAAGGGGACTCGGGGCGGCGATGGGTGCTGTTTCGGAACAGGCCGGAACGATGGTGCGCGCCCACGCCGAGGATCTGGCGCGCATCCGCCGGGAGCTGGCCCCGATGGCGCTCCGGGCGGCATCGGAGGCCGAGCGCACGCTGCAAAGCCACGCGCGGGTCGCGTCCCAAGCGGCCCTCGGGACCACCCACCGAGCCCGCGCGGCGCAAGCGGCCACGGGCCACGCGCTGGAGACCGCGACGCGTCACGCCGTGGCCCGAGAGCAGACGCGCGTCCAAACGCGAATCGAGCAGCTCCGAGGGACGTCGCGGGAGCACGTCGCGGCCCCTCGCAGGCACCTCGCAACCGCTCGCGCCGACCTGCTTCGGGGAGGCGCGGCGGTCTTGGCCATCGCCTCCGCGGGCCACGAGTCGGCCGCGCGGCAGATCGAGCTCGCGCACCCGAAACGCGTGCTGGAGATGGGTTACGCGATCCTCCGCAAGCCGTCGGGGTCCGTGATCCGATCCTCGCGCGCGGTGCGCGCGGGCGATGCCGTGGTCGCCCAACTCGCCGACGGGACCCTGTCGCTCGAAGCGAAGCACCCCGGCCCGCCGCAGCAGGAGCTCGCGCTCGATCCCGCCGGGGATAATGGGGACGAGGAGAACGTGTGA
- the panC gene encoding pantoate--beta-alanine ligase, producing the protein MKIVRTRSELSKIDAPGKGFVPTMGAFHAGHLALMRLAKQRCGFAVVSLFVNPTQFGPGEDFGKYPRDEHRDFAMAESAGVDVLYAPGVEEMFAGVSTTVRVGEIASRWEGEHRPGHFEGVATVVAKLLHQVQPEVAFFGLKDYQQCAVIRQMVRDLDFPVALEFLETVREADGLALSSRNRYLDSAQRAAAPALVGALREAAREVARIGPRAVREAHDRVSEIANGLSQKGFAVDYFALVDADSLAPFEGTGDARLIAAAKLGSTRLIDNVSVLWEPVAGKGS; encoded by the coding sequence TTGAAGATCGTTCGCACACGTAGCGAGCTCTCGAAGATCGATGCGCCCGGCAAGGGTTTCGTGCCGACCATGGGCGCCTTCCATGCGGGCCATCTGGCGTTGATGCGCTTGGCGAAGCAGAGGTGTGGGTTCGCGGTGGTCTCGCTCTTTGTGAACCCCACCCAGTTCGGCCCCGGCGAGGACTTCGGCAAATACCCCCGCGACGAGCATCGGGATTTTGCGATGGCGGAGTCGGCGGGTGTGGACGTGTTGTATGCGCCCGGGGTCGAGGAGATGTTCGCGGGGGTGTCGACGACCGTCCGCGTGGGGGAGATTGCCTCGCGGTGGGAGGGGGAACACCGGCCCGGCCACTTCGAAGGGGTCGCGACCGTGGTCGCGAAACTGCTTCACCAGGTTCAACCGGAGGTCGCGTTCTTTGGGCTCAAGGACTACCAGCAGTGCGCCGTGATCCGCCAGATGGTGAGGGATCTGGACTTCCCCGTGGCCCTCGAGTTCTTGGAGACGGTACGGGAGGCGGACGGGTTGGCCTTGTCGAGCCGGAACCGCTATCTCGATTCGGCCCAGCGTGCCGCCGCGCCGGCGCTGGTGGGCGCCTTGCGCGAGGCGGCCAGGGAAGTGGCCCGCATCGGCCCGCGCGCAGTGCGGGAGGCGCACGATCGGGTTTCGGAGATCGCCAATGGCTTATCGCAGAAGGGGTTTGCCGTCGATTACTTCGCTTTGGTGGACGCAGATTCTCTCGCGCCTTTCGAAGGCACAGGGGACGCTCGGTTGATAGCCGCGGCCAAACTGGGTTCCACGCGTCTGATTGATAACGTCTCCGTACTTTGGGAGCCGGTAGCCGGAAAAGGTTCCTAA
- a CDS encoding prepilin-type N-terminal cleavage/methylation domain-containing protein has translation MKKAFTLIELLVVIAIIAILAAILFPVFAQVKAAAKKTMCISNGKQIGIALYLYVGDYDDSLPMANYPNTFVGPPFTEFGFDAGAGAGEPAWADLIQPYSKNLQIFKCPVDDSGTPGNVPGAPLSYGLNYYFYKLRGGVSRFSLTGGSMSEIATPASKIYIAETASGSGREILRPDRYLGFERHSGGSTYIYADTHARYHKMPQWWKDIPSSVWGTPEQAELQPCPQWFPWLDTSTELW, from the coding sequence ATGAAAAAGGCGTTTACCCTGATCGAACTTCTCGTCGTGATCGCGATCATCGCGATCCTTGCCGCCATCCTCTTTCCCGTCTTCGCGCAGGTCAAGGCCGCGGCCAAAAAGACGATGTGCATTTCAAACGGCAAGCAGATCGGGATTGCGTTGTATCTCTATGTCGGCGACTACGATGATTCGCTTCCGATGGCGAACTACCCGAACACGTTTGTCGGCCCCCCGTTCACCGAGTTTGGATTCGATGCGGGCGCCGGGGCGGGAGAACCCGCTTGGGCGGACCTGATCCAGCCCTATTCGAAGAACCTGCAGATCTTCAAGTGCCCCGTCGATGATTCCGGGACCCCGGGCAACGTCCCCGGCGCGCCCCTCTCCTACGGCTTGAACTACTACTTCTACAAGCTTCGGGGCGGCGTGTCGCGATTCTCGCTTACCGGCGGAAGCATGAGCGAGATCGCGACCCCGGCCAGCAAGATCTACATCGCGGAAACGGCGTCGGGCTCGGGTCGGGAGATTCTCCGGCCCGACCGGTATCTCGGATTCGAGCGCCACTCGGGGGGTTCGACGTACATCTACGCGGACACCCACGCGCGCTACCACAAGATGCCCCAGTGGTGGAAGGACATCCCCTCGTCCGTTTGGGGAACGCCCGAGCAGGCGGAGCTGCAGCCGTGCCCGCAGTGGTTCCCTTGGCTCGATACGTCGACCGAACTCTGGTAG
- a CDS encoding ankyrin repeat domain-containing protein translates to MPEATPTERLLAASESGDRPGVERALRAGGEIEGRDPFSRTPLVLAAGRGHAPVVQLLLAAGAEVGARMLGNSTPLHYACREGREQVVRMLLDAGAQVDARDDQELTPLHWACDWGRESVVTLLLERGADPAAVDKRGRSVMDHTRHASVRDAVADALAT, encoded by the coding sequence ATGCCCGAAGCCACCCCCACGGAGCGACTGCTCGCCGCGAGCGAGTCCGGCGATCGGCCCGGCGTCGAGCGTGCGCTCCGCGCGGGCGGCGAGATCGAGGGCCGCGATCCCTTCTCACGGACCCCGTTGGTGCTGGCGGCCGGGCGCGGCCACGCGCCGGTGGTGCAACTGCTCCTGGCCGCCGGCGCCGAGGTGGGCGCGCGGATGCTGGGCAACTCCACGCCGCTCCATTACGCCTGCCGCGAAGGGCGCGAGCAGGTGGTCCGAATGCTCTTGGACGCGGGGGCGCAGGTCGACGCCCGGGACGATCAGGAGTTGACGCCCTTGCACTGGGCGTGCGATTGGGGTCGGGAGAGCGTGGTGACCCTGCTGCTCGAACGCGGCGCCGATCCCGCGGCCGTGGACAAGCGCGGTCGGAGCGTGATGGACCACACGCGGCACGCGAGCGTGCGGGATGCGGTGGCCGACGCCTTGGCGACTTGA
- a CDS encoding thiamine pyrophosphate-binding protein, with protein sequence MAKDVSDILIKTIEDWGVDTIFGIPGDGINGIMEALRVERENVRFVQTRHEEAAAFMACGYAKYTGKLGCCLATSGPGAIHLLNGLYDAKMDQAPVLAITGQTFSDLKGSYFQQEVNTLSLFQDVAVYNQELLNPSQMNMLANEACRHAINHRGVAHLSVPVDYQVAVPKSNGSMHKVAHHASSRRATSSIVPPDEQLERAAELLNGASRPVMLVGQGALRARNEVIQAAERLGAPIVKALLGKAVVPDDHPLSLGGLGLLGTSPAQTAMETCDALFMVGTSFPYMEFLPKHEGVRAVQIDDKADRIGLRFPIDAGLVGDAGPTLAALMPKLARNENRDYLSGLQSQMDDWWSLMEERARHATPIKPQQIAYELDQIASDDAIVSTDSGTITTWIARQFKIRGERMFSCSGNLATMAPGLPYAIAAAVAYPGRQSIAFVGDGGFTMLMGDFATAVKYDLPIVVVIVKNNALGQIKWEQVVFFGNPEYGVELHPIDFAKHAEACGGMGLSVRDPEKLRPALEEALAAKRPCVVEVEVDPFEPPMPSKVSLEQAGHFGEALVRGQPDGGRIALTLFRVKLSELF encoded by the coding sequence ATGGCTAAAGACGTATCGGATATTTTGATCAAAACAATCGAGGATTGGGGCGTCGACACGATCTTCGGAATCCCCGGCGACGGAATCAACGGGATCATGGAGGCCCTCCGCGTCGAGCGGGAGAACGTGCGGTTCGTCCAAACCCGCCACGAGGAGGCGGCGGCGTTCATGGCGTGCGGCTATGCCAAGTACACGGGCAAGCTGGGCTGTTGCCTCGCGACTTCGGGACCGGGGGCGATCCACCTGCTGAACGGCCTCTACGACGCCAAGATGGACCAGGCGCCCGTGCTTGCGATCACCGGCCAGACGTTCTCCGACCTGAAGGGCAGCTACTTCCAGCAGGAGGTGAACACGCTCAGCCTGTTCCAGGACGTCGCGGTGTACAACCAGGAACTCCTCAACCCCTCGCAGATGAACATGCTCGCCAACGAGGCGTGCCGACACGCGATCAACCATCGCGGGGTCGCCCACCTGAGCGTGCCGGTCGACTACCAGGTGGCCGTGCCCAAGAGCAACGGCTCGATGCACAAGGTGGCGCACCACGCCTCCAGCCGACGGGCCACCTCGAGCATCGTCCCTCCCGACGAGCAGCTCGAACGCGCCGCCGAGCTGCTGAACGGGGCCTCGCGCCCCGTGATGCTGGTCGGCCAGGGGGCCCTTCGGGCGCGCAACGAAGTGATTCAGGCGGCTGAACGCCTGGGCGCCCCGATCGTCAAGGCGCTCTTGGGCAAAGCCGTGGTCCCGGACGACCATCCCCTCTCGCTGGGTGGCCTGGGCCTGCTGGGCACGAGTCCCGCGCAAACCGCGATGGAGACGTGCGACGCGTTGTTCATGGTGGGCACCAGCTTCCCTTACATGGAGTTTCTTCCCAAGCACGAAGGCGTCCGCGCGGTGCAGATCGACGACAAGGCAGACCGCATCGGGCTGCGCTTCCCCATCGATGCGGGCCTCGTGGGCGACGCCGGCCCCACCTTGGCGGCGCTCATGCCCAAGCTTGCGCGCAACGAGAACAGGGATTACCTGTCGGGGCTCCAGAGCCAGATGGACGACTGGTGGAGCCTCATGGAGGAGCGCGCGCGGCACGCGACGCCCATCAAGCCCCAGCAGATCGCGTACGAGCTGGACCAGATCGCCAGCGACGACGCGATCGTCTCCACGGACTCCGGCACGATCACGACGTGGATCGCACGCCAGTTCAAGATCCGCGGCGAGCGCATGTTCTCCTGCTCCGGCAACCTGGCGACCATGGCGCCCGGTCTCCCCTACGCGATCGCCGCGGCCGTGGCGTACCCGGGGCGGCAGTCGATCGCTTTCGTGGGCGACGGCGGCTTCACCATGTTGATGGGCGACTTCGCCACGGCGGTGAAGTACGACCTGCCGATCGTGGTCGTGATCGTGAAGAACAACGCCCTGGGCCAGATCAAGTGGGAGCAGGTGGTGTTCTTCGGCAACCCCGAGTATGGTGTCGAGCTGCACCCGATCGATTTCGCCAAACACGCCGAGGCGTGCGGCGGAATGGGGCTCAGCGTCCGGGACCCCGAGAAACTGCGCCCGGCCCTCGAAGAGGCCCTTGCCGCCAAGAGGCCGTGTGTGGTGGAGGTCGAGGTCGATCCCTTTGAGCCGCCGATGCCAAGCAAGGTCTCGCTCGAGCAGGCGGGGCATTTCGGCGAGGCGCTCGTCCGCGGTCAGCCCGACGGAGGCCGCATTGCACTGACACTGTTCCGCGTCAAGCTCAGCGAACTGTTCTAG
- a CDS encoding HIT family protein, which translates to MPQSPWWPSERWDELVEGRNCPLCQVLAYPEKDEEAVVVADLEASRLRLARNQFVRGYCVLVSHVHAKEPYELAPEVQAAFFRDLMRAAKALDRVFQPVKMNYQILGNQVPHLHAHLLPRYADDGAPGAPLAPGSGHHVLNAEELERRVQTIRIALEEG; encoded by the coding sequence GTGCCCCAGTCGCCATGGTGGCCCTCCGAGCGTTGGGACGAACTGGTCGAGGGGCGGAATTGCCCGCTCTGCCAGGTGCTTGCGTATCCTGAGAAGGACGAGGAAGCCGTCGTCGTCGCGGATCTTGAGGCGAGCCGCCTCCGCCTGGCCCGGAACCAGTTCGTCCGAGGCTACTGCGTGCTCGTGAGCCACGTCCACGCGAAGGAACCCTACGAGTTGGCCCCGGAAGTGCAAGCCGCTTTCTTTCGGGACCTGATGCGAGCGGCCAAGGCCCTCGACCGAGTCTTCCAGCCCGTGAAGATGAACTACCAGATACTTGGAAACCAGGTGCCCCATCTCCACGCGCACCTGCTGCCTCGGTACGCGGACGACGGGGCGCCCGGCGCACCCCTGGCTCCGGGCAGCGGCCACCACGTGCTGAACGCGGAGGAGCTTGAAAGGCGCGTCCAAACGATCCGGATCGCCTTGGAAGAGGGGTAG
- a CDS encoding type II secretion system GspH family protein, translating into MARRTLRGTTLVELLLTITLVGIFSATLMSALSAGSFKVERARQRAVALGIAREKIEEQRVQARSGSMSTGASSTVVSRASGVGPFSVTRSISSVTTGGISGLFKVNVQVSWTANNGATDQVVLELWIRDYDE; encoded by the coding sequence GTGGCTCGCCGAACGCTGCGCGGTACGACGCTGGTGGAACTGCTGCTGACCATCACGCTGGTCGGGATCTTCAGCGCCACCCTGATGAGTGCCCTCAGCGCAGGTTCGTTCAAGGTGGAGCGCGCTCGTCAACGGGCGGTGGCCCTGGGCATCGCCCGCGAGAAGATCGAGGAGCAGCGCGTGCAGGCCCGGTCGGGCTCGATGTCTACAGGCGCCTCCAGCACCGTGGTGAGCCGTGCGTCGGGCGTTGGACCGTTCAGCGTGACGCGATCGATCTCGTCAGTGACAACGGGCGGCATCAGCGGGCTTTTCAAGGTCAACGTCCAAGTGAGTTGGACTGCGAACAACGGCGCCACGGACCAGGTCGTGCTCGAGCTGTGGATACGGGACTATGACGAGTAG
- a CDS encoding HD domain-containing protein gives MNQSNESALASEALGIRIRWAVLAAAGIMVFDQIGAPVFEVALGVMAMANLALLKLVAKKEWFAKFGRKAGWIARIADGAILTGIGFLPPFGAEKLWLLTVPVLVGEALISRNKRHVALTAAPMALIQAGVLFANHASPTAIAMSVGTIFAGAAVGLVLSGYRVREEHLVTHDRRLSSVLDCGAALAASRDLRATILHTLKSAVHETGATCGYVMLIDESGSATRLVTEVAYSVEGKFTFPEELEVGQGMSGFVAKMGQPVAITDGGEENQFDGVTAGVHSAASVPLVTRSYSSTAQSGAENVLGVLSLLSLDGRAAFSADDMDLLRALGSLISVTVSNSRMEERQRTTFLRTMQSLATALEARDEYTRGHSHRVSEVSLMIGEKLGFGAEALEELRVGTILHDIGKIGVPDEILNKRGRLTDEEFEVMKSHPVKGYEICRPLMLSEGILMIIRNHHEKLDGSGYPDGLKGGELPLSLRIVCVADAFDAMSSKRPYRGVMETSMVLAELSKGAGTQFDPVVVETLKELMDSPPMQELYAMYWDDRARAESRQTQEQKAA, from the coding sequence ATGAACCAATCCAACGAATCCGCACTGGCTTCCGAAGCGCTCGGGATCCGCATCCGATGGGCCGTGTTGGCCGCGGCGGGCATCATGGTGTTCGACCAGATCGGCGCGCCGGTGTTCGAGGTCGCCCTTGGCGTGATGGCGATGGCGAACCTGGCCCTGTTGAAGCTGGTCGCCAAGAAGGAGTGGTTCGCCAAGTTCGGGCGGAAGGCGGGTTGGATCGCCCGCATTGCAGACGGTGCGATCCTCACCGGCATTGGATTCCTCCCTCCGTTCGGCGCCGAGAAGTTGTGGCTTTTGACCGTGCCGGTTCTCGTCGGGGAAGCCTTGATCAGCCGCAACAAGCGCCATGTCGCGTTGACGGCGGCGCCCATGGCCCTCATTCAAGCGGGCGTGCTCTTTGCGAACCACGCGAGCCCCACTGCGATCGCGATGTCGGTCGGCACGATCTTCGCCGGCGCGGCCGTGGGATTGGTGTTGTCCGGCTATCGGGTGCGCGAGGAGCATCTGGTCACGCACGACCGGCGCCTTTCGTCGGTGCTCGACTGCGGCGCGGCCCTTGCCGCGAGCCGCGATCTTCGCGCTACGATCCTGCACACGCTGAAGTCCGCCGTCCACGAAACCGGCGCGACGTGCGGGTATGTGATGCTGATCGACGAGTCGGGGTCGGCCACGCGGCTCGTCACCGAAGTGGCGTACAGCGTCGAAGGGAAGTTCACATTCCCCGAGGAGTTGGAGGTGGGCCAGGGTATGTCCGGCTTCGTCGCAAAGATGGGGCAGCCCGTCGCCATCACGGACGGCGGCGAGGAGAACCAGTTCGACGGCGTGACTGCGGGCGTGCACTCGGCCGCGAGCGTTCCGCTGGTGACGCGCTCCTACTCGTCCACCGCGCAGTCCGGTGCGGAGAACGTGTTGGGCGTCCTCAGCCTGCTCAGCCTCGACGGCCGCGCGGCGTTCTCGGCCGACGACATGGACTTGTTGCGGGCGCTGGGCTCGCTCATTTCGGTAACGGTTTCGAACTCGCGGATGGAGGAGCGGCAACGCACGACGTTCCTGCGGACGATGCAGAGCCTGGCGACCGCCCTCGAAGCCCGGGACGAGTACACGCGGGGCCACTCCCACCGCGTCAGCGAGGTGTCGTTGATGATCGGCGAGAAGCTCGGCTTCGGTGCGGAGGCGCTGGAAGAGCTGCGCGTGGGGACGATCCTCCACGACATCGGCAAAATCGGTGTTCCCGACGAGATCCTCAACAAACGGGGCCGCCTCACGGACGAGGAGTTCGAGGTCATGAAGAGCCACCCGGTCAAGGGCTACGAGATCTGCCGGCCGTTGATGCTCTCCGAGGGGATCTTGATGATCATCCGCAACCACCACGAGAAACTGGATGGAAGCGGGTACCCGGACGGCTTGAAGGGTGGAGAACTGCCACTGTCGCTGCGCATCGTGTGCGTGGCCGACGCGTTCGATGCGATGAGTTCGAAGCGTCCCTATCGCGGCGTCATGGAGACCTCGATGGTCCTGGCGGAACTCAGCAAGGGCGCGGGAACCCAGTTCGATCCCGTGGTGGTGGAGACGCTCAAAGAGTTGATGGATTCCCCCCCGATGCAGGAGCTGTACGCCATGTATTGGGACGATCGCGCGCGGGCGGAAAGTCGGCAGACCCAGGAGCAGAAGGCGGCTTAG
- a CDS encoding VOC family protein produces MEPKLDAIGIVAADIAASAAFYRLLGVPFGEPAEGEDHFEATLPSGLRLMLDSEALVRQIKPGWTPPNGQRIGLAFLCASPEDVDRVHQAVVDAGHASELAPWDAFWGQRYAQVKDPDGNTVDLFAPLPG; encoded by the coding sequence ATGGAACCCAAGCTTGACGCCATCGGAATCGTCGCGGCCGACATCGCGGCCTCGGCCGCGTTCTACCGCCTGCTCGGCGTTCCGTTCGGCGAGCCCGCCGAGGGCGAAGACCATTTTGAGGCGACCTTGCCGAGCGGATTGCGCCTCATGCTCGATTCGGAGGCTTTGGTGCGCCAGATCAAGCCTGGCTGGACGCCGCCAAACGGCCAGCGGATCGGCCTCGCCTTCTTGTGCGCAAGTCCGGAGGACGTGGACCGCGTCCACCAGGCGGTGGTGGACGCGGGGCACGCCTCCGAACTCGCCCCTTGGGACGCGTTCTGGGGCCAGCGGTACGCGCAGGTGAAGGACCCCGACGGAAACACCGTGGATCTGTTCGCGCCGTTGCCCGGGTAG
- the xseB gene encoding exodeoxyribonuclease VII small subunit produces the protein MKPKEPTYAEASERLGAILQQLRDGSVEIDDLAQVVEEAATLLSHCRKKLRAVEAKVEKIAAELDEADDDPFDGPEE, from the coding sequence GTGAAGCCCAAAGAACCCACCTATGCCGAGGCGTCCGAGCGCCTGGGCGCGATCCTGCAGCAGTTGCGCGATGGTTCGGTCGAGATCGACGATCTAGCGCAGGTCGTCGAGGAGGCCGCGACCCTGCTCAGCCACTGCCGCAAGAAGCTGCGCGCGGTCGAAGCCAAGGTCGAGAAGATCGCGGCAGAGTTAGACGAGGCGGACGACGATCCGTTCGATGGGCCGGAGGAGTAA